A window from Salvia miltiorrhiza cultivar Shanhuang (shh) chromosome 2, IMPLAD_Smil_shh, whole genome shotgun sequence encodes these proteins:
- the LOC131008192 gene encoding uncharacterized protein LOC131008192: MEVMYAACPFDKWGIDIVGKLPTVPGGKCFLIVAVDYFSKWVEAEAVAKIDEVTVERFIWRNICCRFGVPRIIVSNNGTQFTRQRIADFCDRMDITQRFVSVAHPQENVQVEMANRSICEGIKKRLNQSKGKWVEELDTVLWAYRTSLKTATGEAPFTLVYRSNAVIPVGPDWNHIALQLTTRNKIQNSEEQSSSWWKYRGMKPKSEQQSIKHHQGGIRQEGQSKEAS, translated from the coding sequence ATGGAGGTCATGTACGCTGCATGCCCATTTGACAAGTGGGGCATAGACATCGTCGGGAAACTACCCACAGTACCAGGTGGCAagtgctttctcattgtggcggTGGATTATTTCTCCAAATGGGTCGAGGCCGAAGCAGTTGCAAAGATCGACGAAGTGACAGTGGAACGGTTTATATGGCGAAACATTTGTTGTAGATTTGGAGTCCCGAGGATCATTGTATCAAACAACGGAACCCAATTCACAAGGCAGAGGATTGCTGATTTCTGTGATCGAATGGACATCACCCAACGTTTCGTATCAGTGGCTCATCCGCAAGAAAATGTGCAAGTGGAGATGGCAAACAGATCAATCTGTGAGGGAATCAAGAAGCGGCTGAACCAGAGCAAGGGAAAGTGGGTCGAGGAGTTGGACACTGTCCTTTGGGCCTACCGAACCAGCCTAAAGACAGCAACCGGAGAGGCACCTTTTACCCTGGTATATAGATCCAATGCGGTAATACCAGTAGGGCCAGATTGGAATCATATCGCATTACAACTTACAACACGGAACAAAATTCAGAACTCTGAAGAGCAGAGCTCGAGCTGGTGGAAGTACAGAGGGATGAAGCCCAAGTCAGAGCAGCAAAGTATAAAGCATCATCAAGGCGGGATACGACAAGAGGGTCAGAGCAAGGAAGCTAGCTAA